The Oryzias melastigma strain HK-1 linkage group LG13, ASM292280v2, whole genome shotgun sequence genome window below encodes:
- the tmem160 gene encoding transmembrane protein 160, with protein MAFLSLFVRRQLPQAVTYFARTLKLGRPPGSAAPLRRLHGSARQRTAEKGPWGKSRGSEQQLQLSDLDKADALILRKSHETGFLSWFRNGLLATGIGVIAFVQSEVGREAGYAFFILGGVCVSFGGASYIGSLFTLRRLMLLSVPALLLQGAVVSSVALFWLCAVSLYIGRLEVEIIHEDEDGEDEGECRECRERREHRPYRSSEDTDRKGPNK; from the exons ATGGCTTTCCTGAGCCTTTTCGTGAGGAGGCAGCTGCCGCAGGCTGTCACCTACTTCGCCCGGACACTGAAGCTGGGCCGGCCTCCGGGCTCCGCGGCCCCGCTGAGGAGGCTCCACGGGTCGGCGCGGCAGCGGACGGCGGAGAAGGGTCCGTGGGGGAAGAGCCGGGGCTcggagcagcagctccagctctCTGACCTGGACAAGGCGGATGCTTTG ATACTAAGAAAGTCACATGAAACAG GATTCCTCTCATGGTTCAGGAACGGCCTGCTGGCGACGGGGATCGGAGTCATCGCCTTTGTCCAGAGTGAAGTGGGACGAGAAGCAGGCTATG cctTCTTCATCCTGGGAGGCGTGTGCGTGTCGTTTGGCGGCGCCTCGTACATTGGCAGCCTCTTCACCTTGCGGAGGCTGATGCTGCTGTCCGTGCCAGCTCTGCTCCTCCAGGGCGCCGTGGTGAGCAGCGTCGCCCTCTTCTGGCTCTGTGCGGTATCGCTGTACATCGGCCGGCTGGAGGTGGAGATCATCCACGAGGACGAGGACGGAGAGGACGAGGGGGAGTGCCGGGAGTGCCGGGAGAGGAGGGAACACCGGCCGTACCGGAGCTCTGAGGACACTGATAGAAAAGGACCAAACAAGTAG
- the egln2 gene encoding egl nine homolog 1 translates to MESLGRTDLLKPSSARGPVTFPDSRASGQQLAEIRHAYRADMGLNGLCAVPVGSPSAAELLAGLASQSSSPRQPKSGVLLCDGNQAGGVAPTPHGYTAHVNGQTVSSMLPLTSRARLVENGDRTPHENYPLVMRFNGDLKPKQAQKRKSEENQNLGSEFLNGHMMVSPELMGSKEPPGSEFKRRKLVDPNSSSDVSRVARAIAPLAAVNCSNGSHGNSDFVPAGPLTNQHNGHYVAPTNPPAAPSLTSPCRKKAPPARALPEGSGWSAERLAQQYIIPCMKYYGICVKDEFLGSQLGSNVLEEVEVLNRSGKFRGGQLVSQKNIPSRNIRGDQIAWVEGQEPGCKNIGTLMARIDEAVMYSAANGQLGNCVINGRTKAMVACYPGHGAGYVRHVDNPNGDGRCITCIYYLNKNWDVKKQGGLLQIYPESKNVVANIEPLFDRLLIFWSDRRNPHEVKPAYATRYAITVWYFDAKERSEAKEKYRLATGQKGVQVPVTQSSRA, encoded by the exons ATGGAGAGTTTGGGACGGACGGACCTTCTGAAGCCAAGTTCAGCTCGCGGACCCGTCACTTTCCCAGATTCACGAGCAAGCGGGCAGCAGCTCGCGGAGATTCGACACGCGTACCGGGCGGACATGGGTCTGAACGGGCTGTGCGCGGTGCCGGTCGGTAGTCCGTCTGCCGCGGAGCTGCTGGCCGGGCTGGCCTCTCAGTCCAGCTCCCCGAGGCAACCCAAGAGCGGCGTCCTTCTCTGCGACGGAAACCAGGCGGGCGGCGTGGCCCCCACGCCACATGGCTACACCGCCCATGTGAACGGGCAGACTGTTAGCTCCATGCTCCCGCTGACCAGCAGAGCCCGTTTGGTGGAGAACGGCGACAGGACTCCCCATGAGAACTACCCTTTAGTAATGAGGTTTAATGGCGACCTGAAACCTAAACAAGCCCAGAAAAGGAAAAGTGAGGAGAACCAGAACCTTGGGTCAGAATTCCTTAATGGTCACATGATGGTCTCACCTGAATTAATGGGCTCCAAAGAGCCACCTGGTTCtgaatttaaaaggagaaaacttGTAGATCCTAACAGTTCATCAGATGTGTCCAGAGTGGCCCGAGCTATTGCCCCTCTGGCAGCTGTCAATTGCAGCAACGGTTCCCATGGCAACTCAGACTTTGTCCCTGCAGGCCCTCTCACTAACCAGCACAATGGACATTATGTAGCTCCTACAAACCCACCAGCTGCACCCAGTCTGACCTCCCCCTGCAGGAAAAAAGCCCCCCCAGCCAGGGCGCTCCCCGAAGGTAGTGGCTGGTCAGCAGAGCGATTAGCCCAGCAGTATATCATCCCTTGCATGAAGTATTATGGGATTTGCGTCAAAGATGAGTTCCTGGGCTCGCAGTTGGGCAGCAATGTCTTAGAAGAAGTGGAGGTTCTGAACCGCAGCGGGAAATTTCGGGGTGGGCAGCTGGTGAGCCAAAAGAACATTCCCTCTCGGAACATCCGGGGCGATCAGATAGCGTGGGTGGAGGGGCAGGAGCCCGGATGCAAGAACATCGGGACGCTGATGGCACGAATTGATGAGGCTGTGATGTACAGCGCCGCCAACGGACAGCTGGGAAACTGTGTCATAAACGGACGCACTAAG GCCATGGTCGCTTGTTATCCAGGTCACGGGGCAGGCTACGTCCGCCATGTTGACAATCCAAACGGCGATGGTCGCTGCATCACGTGCATCTACTATCTCAACAAGAACTGGGATGTTAAG AAACAAGGAGGCCTGCTGCAGATCTACCCTGAAAGCAAAAATGTGGTCGCCAACATCGAGCCTCTGTTTGACCGGCTGCTCATTTTCTGGTCCGACCGCAGAAACCCACATGAAGTCAAACCAGCCTACGCCACTCG CTATGCTATCACAGTCTGGTACTTTGATGCTAAAGAGAGGTCAGAGGCTAAAGAGAAGTACAGATTGG CCACCGGACAGAAAGGTGTTCAAGTGCCTGTGACCCAGAGCAGCAGGGCGTAA